From the Ictalurus furcatus strain D&B chromosome 19, Billie_1.0, whole genome shotgun sequence genome, one window contains:
- the mansc1 gene encoding MANSC domain-containing protein 1 translates to MFPAHRRSFRAAKLLLGALIFLRACSCALGSSGETCYSRQHRDTIVNVHKALDHQKTIMDVRKKEAERDCILACCSVELKPGIKCNMVVYKPSGQDGSENCYLFHCETEQDCPLMSATPGTNTYDIFKGLTHPLAKEKERVPTMPITVAKQLTTTQSTSTTMKPTTTTTTTQPTTATSTTQSSTTTSPTTATTSTIAPTELAIILLTMPVEIVPTTTSTTTTTTTTQSTMTTTKVPATMSTTTTTHPVQPQPLPNPIRPSKKQIRPAKKPEPHGKSIAKVGEIPTLQKQATQKTTIPTTATTSTTTTTTTTPTTTTTTTPPTTTTTTPSTTTTTTAPTTTTTTPPTTTTTTPSTTTSTTSPTTTTTTPATTTTTTSSTTTTTTPTTTTTTTTSTTTIERTTIVVVEMENDVKNGDSGPDPPAVSSASDKAKESHLMWKNSLALLVVLTLIILTFVVAIVGRRAMESFDRRHYTRLELNDLHYEI, encoded by the exons ATGTTCCCAGCCCATCGACGCTCCTTCAGGGCGGCTAAGCTGCTACTCGGGGCTCTGATCTTTCTCCGGGCTTGCAGTTGTGCTTTGGGCTCCAGTGGTGAGACATGTTACTCCAGACAGCATCGAGACACCATTGTGAATGTGCACAAGGCTCTAGATCATCAAAAGACCATAATGGATGTCAGGAAGAAAGAGGCAGAAAGAGACTGCATCCTGGCCTGTTGCTCGGTAGAGCTGAAACCAG GTATAAAGTGCAACATGGTGGTGTATAAGCCATCAGGCCAAGATGGTAGTGAGAACTGCTACCTGTTTCATTGTGAAACTGAGCAGGACTGCCCTCTGATGTCGGCCACGCCTGGGACTAACACTTATGATATATTCAAAG GTTTGACACACCCTTTGgcaaaagaaaaggagagagtaCCCACAATGCCCATTACAGTAGCAAAACAACTTACTACTACTCAATCTACATCGACAACCATGAAaccaacaaccacaacaaccacAACCCAGCCCACCACTGCGACAAGTACCACGCAGTCATCTACAACCACGTCTCCGACTACGGCAACCACCTCCACCATAGCGCCCACAGAGCTGGCAATTATCCTCCTTACGATGCCTGTTGAAATCGTGCCAACCACTACatcaactacaacaacaacaacaacaacgcaaTCCACAATGACAACCACAAAGGTACCTGCCACAATGAGTACCACAACAACTACACATCCAGTCCAACCACAGCCACTCCCAAATCCAATCAGACCTTCCAAAAAGCAGATCAGGCCAGCAAAAAAGCCAGAGCCCCATGGGAAATCCATTGCTAAAGTAGGTGAGATTCCAACCTTACAGAAACAAGCCACACAGAAAACTACGATacctactactgctaccactagtACAACTACTACCACAACTACTACTCCAACTACAACCACAACTACTACTCCCCCTACGACCACAACTACTACGCCCTCTACAACCACAACTACTACTGCCCCTACGACCACAACTACTACTCCCCCTACGACCACAACTACTACGCCCTCTACGACCACAAGTACTACTTCCCCTACAACCACAACTACTACTCCCGCTACGACCACAACTACTACGTCCTCTACAACCACCACTACTACTcccactacaactactacaaccactacaTCCACAACTACCATTGAAAGGACAACTATAGTCGTTGTAGAGATGGagaatgatgtgaaaaatgGAGATTCAGGCCCTGACCCTCCAGCAGTATCCTCTGCCTCAGATAAGGCTAAGGAGTCACATTTGATGTGGAAGAATAGCCTGGCTTTGCTGGTCGTGCTCACACTCATCATTCTCACGTTTGTCGTGGCCATCGTGGGCCGCAGAGCCATGGAATCCTTTGACAGGAGACACTACACAAGACTGGAGCTCAACGACCTTCACTATGAGATCTAA